In Rosa chinensis cultivar Old Blush chromosome 1, RchiOBHm-V2, whole genome shotgun sequence, a genomic segment contains:
- the LOC112192051 gene encoding phenylacetaldehyde reductase, with protein MSGERKVVCVTGASGFIASWLVKLLLQRGYVVKATVRDPNNPKKTEHLLSLEGAEERLHLFKADLLEEGSFDLVVDGCEGVFHTASPVLFSSISDPQAELIDPAVKGTLNVLKSCVKFPTIKRVVLTSSMAAVVLNGTPLTSNVVVDETWFSDPLLCQELKEWYFLSKTLAEEAAWKFAKENGIDMVTINPAYVMGPPLQPTLNLSVEMVLDLKKDINGVAIANYTSTDVRDVASAHIQAFEVPSASGRYCLVANVTPIHEALKILKELHPSLCPPEICEHDTPSAPEFQISQEKAKSLGVSFLPLEVSLRDTVECLKEKGFLKP; from the exons ATGAGTGGAGAAAGGAAGGTTGTGTGTGTTACAGGAGCTTCTGGTTTCATAGCTTCATGGCTGGTGAAGCTCTTGTTACAGCGAGGTTATGTCGTCAAAGCCACCGTTCGTGACCCAA ATAATCCGAAGAAAACAGAACACTTGCTCTCACTAGAGGGAGCAGAGGAAaggcttcatttgttcaaagcagACTTGTTAGAAGAGGGATCTTTTGACCTTGTAGTTGATGGATGTGAAGGTGTTTTCCACACAGCATCTCCGGTACTATTTTCATCGATCAGCGACCCACAG GCAGAACTGATTGATCCTGCAGTAAAGGGAACGCTTAATGTTCTTAAATCGTGCGTGAAATTTCCAACAATCAAGAGGGTAGTTTTAACATCTTCCATGGCGGCAGTTGTACTCAATGGAACACCTCTAACCTCTAATGTGGTAGTTGATGAAACATGGTTTTCTGATCCACTTCTTTGTCAGGAGTTGAAG GAATGGTATTTTCTTTCGAAAACTTTAGCAGAGGAGGCTGCTTGGAAATTTGCTAAAGAAAACGGGATTGACATGGTGACCATAAATCCCGCGTATGTGATGGGTCCGCCCTTGCAGCCAACTCTTAATTTGAGTGTGGAGATGGTTCTGGATCTCAAGAAGG ATATCAACGGAGTAGCAATTGCAAATTATACATCTACTGatgttagagatgttgcctcTGCACATATTCAAGCATTTGAAGTTCCTTCAGCCAGTGGAAGATATTGTTTAGTTGCAAATGTCACCCCTATTCACGAGGCTCTGAAGATTTTAAAGGAACTTCATCCTAGTTTGTGCCCACCTGAAAT ATGCGAGCATGATACCCCTTCTGCCCCAGAGTTTCAAATATCCCAGGAAAAAGCAAAGAGTTTGGGAGTTAGTTTCCTTCCGTTGGAAGTAAGTCTCAGGGACACTGTTGAATGCCTGAAGGAGAAGGGCTTCCTCAAGCCTTGA
- the LOC112192068 gene encoding phenylacetaldehyde reductase, protein MGGERKVVCVTGASGFIASWLVKILLQRGYVVKATVRDPNDPKKTEHLLSLDGAKERLHLFKAELLEEGSFDLVVDGCEGVFHTASPVLFSSISDPQAELIDPAVKGTLNVLKSCVKFPTIKRVVLTSSMAAVIINGRPLTSNVEVDETWFSDPLVCEELKAWYLLSKTLAEEAAWKFAKENGIDMVTINPAYVMGPLLQPTLNYTVEMVLNLKNDAHEVTNGYYLSTDVRDVASAHIQAFEVPSASGRYCLVANVTPIYKALKILEQLHPTLCPPEICEHDIPSAPEYQISQEKAKSLGVSFLPLEVSLRDTIESLKEKGFLEA, encoded by the exons ATGGGCGGAGAGAGGAAGGTTGTGTGTGTTACAGGAGCTTCTGGTTTCATAGCTTCATGGTTGGTGAAGATTTTGTTACAGCGAGGTTATGTCGTCAAAGCCACCGTTCGTGACCCAA ATGATCCAAAGAAAACAGAACACTTGCTCTCACTTGATGGAGCAAAGGAAaggcttcatttgttcaaagcagAATTGTTAGAAGAGGGGTCTTTTGACCTTGTAGTTGATGGATGTGAAGGTGTTTTCCATACAGCATCTCCGGTACTATTTTCATCGATCAGTGACCCACAG GCAGAACTGATTGATCCTGCAGTAAAGGGAACGCTTAATGTTCTTAAATCATGCGTGAAATTTCCAACAATCAAGAGGGTAGTTTTAACATCTTCCATGGCTGCAGTTATTATCAATGGAAGACCTTTAACCTCTAATGTAGAAGTTGATGAAACATGGTTTTCTGATCCACTTGTTTGTGAGGAGTTGAAG GCATGGTATTTACTTTCAAAAACTTTAGCAGAGGAGGCTGCTTGGAAATTTGCTAAAGAAAATGGGATTGACATGGTGACCATAAATCCAGCGTATGTGATGGGTCCACTCTTGCAGCCAACTCTTAATTACACTGTGGAGATGGTTCTGAATCTCAAGAATG ATGCTCACGAAGTAACAAATGGATATTATTTATCCACTGatgttagagatgttgcctcGGCTCATATTCAAGCATTTGAAGTTCCTTCAGCGAGTGGAAGATATTGTCTAGTTGCAAATGTCACCCCTATTTACAAGGCTCTGAAGATTTTAGAACAACTTCATCCGACTTTGTGCCCACCTGAAAT ATGTGAGCATGATATCCCTTCTGCCCCAGAGTATCAAATATCCCAGGAAAAAGCAAAGAGTTTGGGAGTTAGTTTCCTTCCGTTGGAAGTAAGTCTCAGGGACACTATTGAAAGCCTGAAGGAGAAGGGATTCCTCGAGGCTTGA